CCTAAAATTTCCCCTATTTTAATCGCAATGGATTCAATTTCATGGCCAGGTTTGACATAAACCGTCTCTCCGCCAATGCTATCTTCATCATATACTTTCCAGCCCGATATTTTAGTGCTTTTTTTTCGGAATCCATATAAGACCTTTCCGTTAATGACGGTTACCCCAACCCATTCTTCTATATTGTTTGGGTAAAATTTTTCTAAATAATAATCCTTCTTTGGGTGGTAACCGATAATATCTCTTAGTTGATTGAAATGATCTATTTTCACAATCCCAATGCCAAAAGAGGATCTTCTTGGCTTGAGCAGGAAAGAAGACGTTTCAAACAAAGGTTCCAATAAGCCGTAATTATCCGGGTTGACCAGGTATAAATCTGAAACCGGAATATTATACTTGTGTAAGATACTAAATGCAATAAACTTATCCGTAGCTACAGCATAAAAGGAATGGGAGTTATGTACTTTTGTACTTAGTTCAAGAACCCGCAGCACTTCCATGTGATAACTATCCCGACTGCGGTCCAGCATGCCCATCCATACAAAGTGGTCAAGATTACTTAAACAATAATCACCAATAAAAACCTGGTGGTTTTTGATGATCGCTTTTCTGAAATCCAAATGCTCGACATAATCGACTTCCTTTTTGATTAAAAAGGAACAAAACAAGTTGTAAATACGCTCATCAATGTGGGCCGGGTTTTGCATGGTGATGGAAACTTCCAGGTCTTTTCTTGGAGGAATCCAAAGCCCGACTTTTAATTTTTTCATGACGCTTTTTTATCAATAATCAACCAAACAGCCAGTCCAAGTTCTCCAATGGCCATAGGAAGCGCGAGAATCATTTCCAAATTACTTACCATAGCTGATTGAGGAAGAGTTAATTTCAGGAAGTGGACAACTACGTAAGAAACTCCAGCGATTAATGCCAAATACCATAAAATCTTTGGTACCCGGGCATGAAGTTTCATTAAAATTCCAACTAAAAACAGATGAATGCCAAATATGATTAACCCGGCACTCCAAATCGATTGGAACAATTGAAAATTATTGATAATAATCTCCTTACTTATTTCCGTATGATTAAGATTTTTCGTCAGATAAAATGTCCCAATTCCAAATACAATTGTATATATGATTCTCAAGGTTGATGATGCAAATGATATATTTTTATTGTCCTCTTTAAAATACCTATAAAGCGTCCAGGAAACCAATAGATCAAGAAGAAGCACTATTACAATAGCTAATAACATCAATTTGTAAAGTTGCAAATTACCGGCAAGGTTGCTTTGGACAAAATCAGGTTGGCTCGGGTTAAATATTTTAGGAAATGCAAATCCAAATGCAAATCCAGCTATTATTGCCATCAATAAAAGTGAGTACCCGGTAATTTTTGCAAAAGTTCTCTTTTTAATCATTTTATGCTTCATTTTAGTTTAGCAGTTTAAGGAAATAACGATAATTAGGTTGCAAGGTAATATTACACCAAAGGCTGATAAAGAACGTAAATGCTGAGGCCAGGAAGCAATTATCGCATTTATTGTGCATTCGTTTCTGATTTAAAATCTTATTTGTCGTTCACTTTCCCTGGATTTATCCATTTCCAAGCGAGCCACACAATAGCTATGGTAGTGGCTATTTCGATAATGCTACAAAATAAGTAATATTTTGTAGGTGCAACTGCAAAAAGTGTCGCTGTTTGAACAAGTGTCATGATTATTCCGGCAATAATGTTTGCCCACCGGTTGGATCTATAATTTAATATTCTCGACAGCAAAACCATTACGATAGGAATTTCCATCAGGATTGCTGAAGCTAATAAGAAATTTTCATTCATTTCCATTCCGTTTACATTTCCTGCCAGATATTGCTTTAACAGGTTTACATCCATTATTCCCATGATATCGCAATACAAATAATTTAAAATTGCGAAAATCCACAAGGTGGAGAGTAATACTTTTTTATCCATTTTATTATTTTTATGCATGTTACGAGCTTTTTTCCCTTCTCACTATTTTCACAATACGACTATATACTATCTCCGCCAAATTCCAGTCATATCCATGAAAGTTCGTTGTATTATTAAATTGAATAACAACCGTGTCGATGTCTTTGTAGTATTTGGCAATACTTTGATAGCCGGGAAGCAAACCCGTATGTTCGTAAACGTAAATGGAGGAATAGATTTCCTGTTCCCCTTCGTTGAACACCGAACCATCGTTTAATGCGCGCAAGAATATGCCCACATCCTCTGCTGTAGCTAACATTAGGCCTGTGTCTTCATACTTAAAATCCTTTTCAACACCAACATAATAGCCACTCATCACATTGTCTATATTCACTTCACTAAGCGAACCGAACGTGTTTTTTAGCCCAAGTGGATTCAAAATTTCCTCCCTGATAAATTGCTGATGGGGATAACCTAACGTTTTATCGATAAGGTCCTCAATTAACATATAATTTGTATTTGAATATTCATAGTGCTTTCCGGGTTTAAAGTCAGCAGGTAAATCCAGCGCGTATTCAAGTGTTTCTTGTCTGTTTTTTGGCGGTTTTATCCAATAATCAGGATGGTCTACAAAATTAGGAATGCCACTCCGATGTTGCACCATCATTCTCAAGGTTATCTTGTCTGAATATTCTATTCTTCCGGCTAGTTCCGGAAAGTATTCAGCGAGTGTTTTATCCAAAGACAAACGTCCTGCTTTCACTAATTTTGTGGTAGCAACAGCCAGATAAAGCTTGGTAATACTGGCAATTTTAAATAATGCTTGCGGGTAGGCAGGTATTTTATTTTTTCGGTCATGCCAGCCTGCAGCATAAAATTCCGGTGGCTTTCCAGCTTGGTCCACATAAACAATCATTCCATCAAACCCGTGATCGATACCTTCCTCTAATTGCTCCTGAACGGTATCTGGAAGTGGTAATATCCATGCCCTTACCAAAATCCATGGAACGAACGCCAAAGAGGATATGCTTGCAATAATAAATGCTATTCTGAGTATTCGTTTTATTTGTTTCTTTGTCATAATGTAAAGCGACCTGTTGTTAAAGTCCATCCACAAATCGCCGGAATGAACTCATAAATAATTCCTGTTCTTCAATATATCCTTCATGAGCGCTATTTTCTAGGATCACCATTTCTTTGTCCATAAATCCCGGCCCACCAATGCTATTAAATGCATCGAATCCCATTTCAATCGTGTTTACTCCATCGTGTCGGCCCCAAATAACCATGGTAGGTATTTTAATATTTGCCATTTGAGGACTTAGGTTCAATTCCAATATGTTAAAGCGCTTTGCGAGATATCGTCCGTTAAAAAATATGGCCAGCGAAAGGTATGAATTCATAACGCCTGCGGCTCCAACTTCTGGTCCTCGCACTACCTGGTCCGGGTCGTGACGATAAGCATTTGTATTATCCAGATATTTGTCATATTTGAAATAATTGTCCACTATTGTCATATCAGGAACTGTTGCACACCAATCGCGTGCTTCCGTCCAGTAGTCAACATCTAAGCCATTATCTATTTGTTCCTGAGCGTAATCTTTAACAAACACAACTGATTTTGGAATTCCTTCAAGCAAGTTGTGTCCACTGTCCATATCGATAAATCCAGCTACCTTATCCTGATAATTTCCGGTGCTCAAATACGCGCTTCCCAGTGCACCGCCCCAGCTTATTCCATAAAAAACAATTTTAGGATAATTGTGCCGTAAATTAATCGCATCAATTACAAGGTCAAGATCTTCTACAAATTGCTCAACAGTAAATGATTCTTTGTCGGGATTACCCTGAGAAAGCCCCGATGCGCGTTGATCCCAATAGGCAAAGGCATAGTCATTCTCCAACTCCTTTGCTACCGGGAGAAAAGAGGACAACGAAGCATTTCCACCGGGTCCTCCATGTACAAAAAGGATAAAGACTTTCGATTCGATATTTCCTTTGATGTAAACGGGCATTTCCGCCCCGTCATTTTTTACGAAGAAATGATCTCCATCGTAGAAACTCTCTTTTTCACAAGAACTGAATAAAATTGATGTTAATAGAACAAATACTAAAATGATGTGTCTCATAACAGTTATTTTTTGAATTTATAGGTAAATCCCATTTTGGCTGCAACATGTGGTATGAAAGTATGATTAACTCCTGATTGCAAATAAGCTTCCGCTCCAATGTGAATACTAAGCGGTAAATTAGCTTTCCGGCTTCCATCCCAACCCAGCAATACTGAAGAAGTGGGCATAAAATGAGGGTTGCCCCAATTCGGCGCTTTTTCTACACTGCCATCTGCCGACCTATGGTAAATCTTACCAGCTGGAAAGGAGTGCATGTATCCCGCGCCCAAATTTAAATCGACGAACATGGATGAAATAGGAAACCTTGTTCCAATAGATGTTTTAGCAAATAGGGCCGTGTTATTCCATCGATGCCAATATCCGCCTAAATCTGTATCCCAATGAACCGTAACCCACTTTTTCGATGATAGGGTATACTCGATTCCAAGGCTTAAACCCGGATGCAATACCAATTCACCGAAGTAATCGAATTTAACAGCTACTCTTTCATTATGTATTAATCGGGAGAATAGCCCTTCCCGGTCGGTATTTTTATCCATGCTCTGCTGTGCCATTACCTGGCCGTGGCATTGACCCAGCACGATCACGAAAAATGCCACAAAAATCATTTTCATCATATTTTTTATTTATTATTTACGATTCAATTTTCCTCTTTTCAATTCATTGCCTGAATAAATTCATGTCCTCGCGGATGACTTTATAACCCCGGACACTATTTTTTTCTTAAAAATAGGAAGGTAAAAGCCCCTCCTAACATGTTGCCAAACCCTGCATTGGCAAGTAGGAGGGGGCCTTCACTTTAAGGAAGTCAGGTGTTCCGTATCGTATGCTATTTATGGTTTTCATTTTCGCTATTATATGATAAGCGTTATTAATTATGAGCCAAAGGTACTCCCAGGAACAGGAGCAGTCGTTCTGAATTAATAAAATAGCGTACGGAATTATAATTCCGTACAAACCAGATAATGTATTGTATTGAAAAACTGAAACGCTTCTCTTTACTGATTTAGGAACTGCTTGGGTGTTAAGCAGGTTTCTTTCATGAAATGGTTGTCTACATGCGTAGTTATTGACGCTAAAGAGATTCCCCTAAGCAGTATTTATAGAGAAGGGGGGATGCTATGATAGATGACATGGGGAAGAAAAGGGGCCATAAATTCTAAAAACGAATAATTTTTTTGTTTTGGTTTTTAAACTTAGATTTTATTTGTTGCGAAATTGCTTTAACCAATCGCTTACAAGAGGAAGATATTCAGGGGATAGTATTTGAAAATATGGAAAGTCTTCATTCAGCCAGGTCATGGAATGGGATGTGTTTTCTAAAGTGATTAGCTGGTAATTTGTTGATTTTGACCTACCAATTGCCTTTTTAATGGTTTTGTAGCTTTTGTCTGGAATTACATTATCAGATAATCCGTGAATGACTAAAACCGGTTGTGTGATTTTCTTAAAATAAGGAAGTCCGCTAAAGTTTAGTTTGTAATCTTTTTGGATATCACGTTCAGGTATCCAAACGTATTTTAGCCAATCCTCACGGCTATTTTTATTTTTTAGTTGTTCTAAAAATTCATACGAAATATTTCCTGCGAGGTAATTATATCCTGCCTTCTGGATTTTTAAGGCCTGATTAATATTTTTTTTGCCTATTCGATTAATATTTAAATTTTTCCAATGGTTTAAATCACTTTCCAAAAGGGTACCGTCGGGACAACTAATCGAAATACCAAAACCCAAATCGGGTAATTTTGAGAGGATGTAAGGAATTTTAATGCCTCCCTGGCTGCTTCCCTTAATACCCATTTCGGATAATGGAAGCGCTGAAATTTTTGAGAAAAATTCAATGGCATTCATGTCATCAGAACAGAGCTCTTCGATTGTTGCTAATTGCCATGCTCCTTCTGACTTTCCGGTTCCCCGTTTATCGTAATTAAAAACGGTATATCCTAAATTGGCAAAATAATAAGCTTCTGCATTGGTTCCGCTCCGGTCGTTTCCCTGTGATGAGGTCACAAAGAACAGACCCTTGTTAACGGATTCCTGAGGCTTCCACAAGGTGCAGGAAAGCTGAAGTCCATTAGAAATAAATGTAAAATCTATCTTCTCAATTTTATCCTGCTTATTGGGTTCCGTTCTATTTAGATTTGTTTCAAAAGAATTTAATAGTTGCTCCGATTCATTGGAATAGATTTTCAGGTTTCCTTTGAAATTTTCATTTCGTTTGATGTACCGATATTCATAGGTGTAGTAATCACTTACGACATAAAATTCCAAAGTGTCTTTTTTTAACCTTGTATTTTGACAAGGAATTTCATAAGCATTCATATCGATACTTGTAAAGAATGCTTTTGTTTGGCCCTCCATTTCTTTCAATTTCACCTGATAGTCAATAGTCGATTTCCCGAAATGAATGGTACCTGACCAGGTTTGAGCTATTAATCCCCCAAAGGAGAACAGTTGAACAATCGTTAAAAAAAGGATATATCTCATGGCTTTAATTTTATGGTTTATTGAATGTAGGATACAAATTTACCCTTTTCCCCCTTTGTATGCCTTTAGGATTATTTTGTTAGCAGCCAAAATATGCGGTCATAAGAAATGACATAATGTACCAACACAAGGGCACCAAGCACCAGGCTCAGCTGATTTGATTCCATATTATACAATGCCCAGGTGGCAAAACCAAAAAATAAAAATTCAATGCCAAGCCTTACTATTCCTGAAACGGGAACGGGAGCATTGCCCGAACGGCTGGGGTCATTGGCTACCGCAAATGTTCCCCAAATCACAGCCGCGATAACCGGTAAGCCAATAGCCAGAACATATTTTTCCCAGCTGTCACTTTGTTTCCATCCCCAGACTCCTATTACTGCTAAGGAGAATATTTCAAGTAGAAAACGCACCGCCAGATTAATCGGATTTGAACTCATTTGGTTTGTTTTTAATTTTTCTTAGAAATCTATTTATTGTTGCGCTTCCACTCGTATTTTCAGGGCTTTCATAGCACTCAAATTTTGATATTAAAACTCAATCCTGTAATTTAAAATCGGGACTAAACCAACCAGATAACTTTGTTCAATTTTTTTAGTTTCGGGGCTATAATATTGGTCCCAAACATTTGAGCGATTTGTAACATTTTGAATATCCAGAGATAGTACCCAAGCCCATCTTGGTTTATTTATCCGATAGCTGATACCTACATCTATTCTGAAATAATCGGGTGCTTTGTCTTCAAAAGCTTTATCGTACATTCGAACATCTTTGTTTTGCTCGTTCGATTCATCAACATTTAAAGGAATGGTTCTGTAACCACCTCGCCAGATTGTTCTGATGTTTGTGCCAATAATATTTTGTTTGTTTTTTCCAACCAAAAATTCCTTTCCTCCTACAAAATTTCCAATGTATTTGCTGTTAAATCGTGTGTCCCGCTCAATGTTATCGGTCATCGTATATTTCGATTCAAAAAGAGAAGCTGTTACCAGCAGGTACCAATTATTTGAAAAGAATTTTTGAAGGGTTAGTTCAGCCCCATAATTCCTGCCGGTACCTTTGTTTACTAATTTTTCGTTGGTAAAGCCGCTGCTAAAATTCAGCACATTTATTACGTTTGTTGTATCGCCAGGCTTAACAGGAACATCGTATAAATATTGATAGTAAACTTCCGCTTTCAATCTGAAATTTTTGGCAAAGTTCCAGTTATAACCTAAAACCATGTGAGTAGCTTTGGTAAGGTCTAAATCTTTATTTGGAATAATAGTGTTGCCATTGTCCAGTGCTTGTTCTGCGAGGTAAATGGAAACAGGCTCGACTTTACTGTGCAATCCTGCGCCTAAACTTATTTGGTGCATTTTGTTAATATCCCACTTCATTCCAAGTCGCGGCTCGATGGTATAATTATTATTTAATGCAAAATAAGTATAACAATAGTACGGGCAGAAAACTGCCCTTATGAATAATTCAAAGTTCCAAGCTTAATAGCTTGTTGAACTTTGGGATGATTTAATTGAAACTCAGCTTCAGAGCTGAGTTGTGAAAAAAGCCATTTGACCAATCGTTGGTTATAAGCTCTTCTCACAAAACCGTTCATTGACTTAACGGCTGGATTGAGTTCCATTTTGAGTTGAGCTAGGTTTACCGCAGCAAGACTCATATTAAAATGGAAGTCAAGAGCTTCTTTACTTCGAGCCTGACAGTGG
This sequence is a window from Lewinellaceae bacterium. Protein-coding genes within it:
- a CDS encoding alpha/beta hydrolase, with product MRHIILVFVLLTSILFSSCEKESFYDGDHFFVKNDGAEMPVYIKGNIESKVFILFVHGGPGGNASLSSFLPVAKELENDYAFAYWDQRASGLSQGNPDKESFTVEQFVEDLDLVIDAINLRHNYPKIVFYGISWGGALGSAYLSTGNYQDKVAGFIDMDSGHNLLEGIPKSVVFVKDYAQEQIDNGLDVDYWTEARDWCATVPDMTIVDNYFKYDKYLDNTNAYRHDPDQVVRGPEVGAAGVMNSYLSLAIFFNGRYLAKRFNILELNLSPQMANIKIPTMVIWGRHDGVNTIEMGFDAFNSIGGPGFMDKEMVILENSAHEGYIEEQELFMSSFRRFVDGL
- a CDS encoding beta-lactamase family protein — encoded protein: MTKKQIKRILRIAFIIASISSLAFVPWILVRAWILPLPDTVQEQLEEGIDHGFDGMIVYVDQAGKPPEFYAAGWHDRKNKIPAYPQALFKIASITKLYLAVATTKLVKAGRLSLDKTLAEYFPELAGRIEYSDKITLRMMVQHRSGIPNFVDHPDYWIKPPKNRQETLEYALDLPADFKPGKHYEYSNTNYMLIEDLIDKTLGYPHQQFIREEILNPLGLKNTFGSLSEVNIDNVMSGYYVGVEKDFKYEDTGLMLATAEDVGIFLRALNDGSVFNEGEQEIYSSIYVYEHTGLLPGYQSIAKYYKDIDTVVIQFNNTTNFHGYDWNLAEIVYSRIVKIVRREKSS
- a CDS encoding YrdB family protein encodes the protein MSSNPINLAVRFLLEIFSLAVIGVWGWKQSDSWEKYVLAIGLPVIAAVIWGTFAVANDPSRSGNAPVPVSGIVRLGIEFLFFGFATWALYNMESNQLSLVLGALVLVHYVISYDRIFWLLTK
- a CDS encoding TonB-dependent receptor, producing the protein MKWDINKMHQISLGAGLHSKVEPVSIYLAEQALDNGNTIIPNKDLDLTKATHMVLGYNWNFAKNFRLKAEVYYQYLYDVPVKPGDTTNVINVLNFSSGFTNEKLVNKGTGRNYGAELTLQKFFSNNWYLLVTASLFESKYTMTDNIERDTRFNSKYIGNFVGGKEFLVGKNKQNIIGTNIRTIWRGGYRTIPLNVDESNEQNKDVRMYDKAFEDKAPDYFRIDVGISYRINKPRWAWVLSLDIQNVTNRSNVWDQYYSPETKKIEQSYLVGLVPILNYRIEF
- a CDS encoding DUF4386 domain-containing protein, which gives rise to MIKKRTFAKITGYSLLLMAIIAGFAFGFAFPKIFNPSQPDFVQSNLAGNLQLYKLMLLAIVIVLLLDLLVSWTLYRYFKEDNKNISFASSTLRIIYTIVFGIGTFYLTKNLNHTEISKEIIINNFQLFQSIWSAGLIIFGIHLFLVGILMKLHARVPKILWYLALIAGVSYVVVHFLKLTLPQSAMVSNLEMILALPMAIGELGLAVWLIIDKKAS